In the Streptomyces sp. f51 genome, one interval contains:
- a CDS encoding isochorismatase family protein, producing MTTLPDRPNTALLVIDMQHGAVDAAHDRARVIANIDALVARARAEAVPVIWVQHSDDGMKYGSASWQYVPELVREEAEPVVHKKYGDSFEATDLEDLLTERAVGHVVVTGAQTDMCVRSTLHGAFTRGYDVTLVGDAHTTEDLTAYGAPAPAEVVAHTNLYWNEQRAPGRRGKTVGTAELSFAVRADG from the coding sequence ATGACGACCCTGCCCGACCGCCCGAACACGGCGCTGCTGGTGATCGACATGCAGCACGGAGCGGTGGACGCCGCCCATGACCGGGCGCGTGTGATCGCGAACATCGACGCGCTCGTCGCCAGGGCCCGCGCGGAGGCGGTGCCGGTGATCTGGGTGCAGCACTCCGACGACGGGATGAAGTACGGCAGCGCGTCCTGGCAGTACGTGCCCGAGCTGGTCCGCGAGGAGGCGGAGCCCGTCGTCCACAAGAAGTACGGCGACTCCTTCGAGGCCACCGATCTGGAGGACCTGCTGACCGAGCGCGCCGTCGGCCATGTCGTGGTCACCGGCGCCCAGACGGACATGTGCGTCCGCTCCACCCTGCACGGCGCCTTCACCCGTGGGTACGACGTCACGCTGGTCGGCGACGCGCACACCACGGAGGACCTCACCGCGTACGGCGCCCCCGCACCGGCCGAGGTCGTCGCCCACACCAACCTGTACTGGAACGAGCAGCGCGCGCCCGGCCGGCGCGGGAAGACCGTCGGGACGGCGGAGCTGAGCTTCGCGGTCAGAGCCGACGGCTGA
- a CDS encoding serine hydrolase domain-containing protein, whose protein sequence is MRVRTALVGAIVAGVAVTQAGVAAAAPVRGGHAPTRAAMEAAVRDGVPGVTATAGGPHGTWSATAGVGDLRTGAPRSTADRYRVGSITKTFVSTVLLQLEAEKRLSLDDTVDHWLPGLIRGNGNDGTRITVRQLLNHTSGIFNYTADEDFVATHFARDGFLRHRYDTLTPEQLVAVALSHKPDFAPGTSWNYSNTNYVVAGMVIEKVTGRSYASEIRDRIIKPLHLRATSLPGTRASVPGPHSRAYSKLAGTTTGPTYDATSLNPSMASSAGEMISDSADLGRFYGALLRGRLLPPEQLKEMKTTIRIDGVPDGGYGLGLLEQKLSCGVRIWGHDGGIHGSSSVAVTTADGRRSLAFNFNGDWTGNAEAVVEAEFCGTRQAPASRSWNALSRRL, encoded by the coding sequence ATGAGGGTTCGTACGGCACTGGTGGGAGCGATCGTCGCGGGGGTCGCCGTGACGCAGGCGGGTGTCGCGGCGGCGGCACCCGTGCGGGGCGGTCACGCGCCGACGCGCGCGGCCATGGAGGCGGCCGTGCGGGACGGTGTGCCGGGGGTGACCGCGACGGCCGGGGGCCCGCACGGCACCTGGTCCGCCACCGCGGGCGTGGGGGACCTGCGGACCGGCGCACCGCGCTCCACGGCCGACCGCTACCGCGTGGGCAGCATCACCAAGACGTTCGTCTCCACCGTCCTGCTCCAGCTGGAGGCGGAGAAACGGCTGTCACTGGACGACACCGTGGACCACTGGCTGCCCGGCCTGATCCGCGGCAACGGCAACGACGGCACGAGGATCACCGTCCGGCAGCTCCTCAACCACACCAGCGGGATCTTCAACTACACCGCCGACGAGGACTTCGTCGCCACGCACTTCGCCAGGGACGGCTTCCTGCGCCACCGCTACGACACGCTGACGCCCGAACAGCTCGTGGCCGTCGCCCTGTCCCACAAGCCGGACTTCGCCCCGGGCACCTCCTGGAACTACTCGAACACCAACTACGTCGTGGCCGGCATGGTGATCGAGAAGGTCACCGGCCGCTCCTACGCCTCCGAGATCCGCGACCGGATCATCAAGCCCCTCCATCTGCGCGCCACTTCGCTGCCGGGCACCCGGGCGAGCGTCCCCGGGCCGCACAGCAGGGCCTACTCCAAGCTGGCCGGGACGACGACCGGGCCGACCTACGACGCCACCTCCCTCAACCCCTCCATGGCCTCCTCCGCCGGGGAGATGATCTCCGACAGCGCCGACCTCGGCCGCTTCTACGGCGCCCTCCTGCGCGGCAGGCTCCTGCCGCCCGAGCAGCTCAAGGAGATGAAGACCACGATCCGGATCGACGGCGTCCCCGACGGCGGCTACGGCCTCGGCCTCCTGGAGCAGAAACTGAGCTGCGGCGTCCGGATCTGGGGACACGACGGAGGCATCCACGGCTCGTCCTCCGTGGCCGTCACCACCGCGGACGGCCGCCGCTCCCTCGCCTTCAACTTCAACGGCGACTGGACCGGGAACGCCGAGGCGGTGGTCGAGGCGGAGTTCTGCGGAACCCGGCAGGCCCCGGCGAGCCGCTCCTGGAACGCCCTCAGCCGTCGGCTCTGA
- a CDS encoding TIGR03767 family metallophosphoesterase produces the protein MPRIRSVATVPALNRRTLLAATGAVSLTTGLSLALRPQAPAHATTAAQAPVADSLARSQGQAATGRTAPAALAPYTRGTTLAGVAAPRSGSTGYRRLGDGAGWKRVVRDELAAAKTGRADRRTALAAFVQLTDLHLTDAQHPLRLEYLRAQNKSAWRPQETLTVAGAVSLIERVNALHGAPVTGSPLHFVMTTGDNTDNNSKTELEWFLKVMSGGRITPNSGDPRHYEGVQASALKTYWQPDAALRDADKQLGFPRIQGFLEAAISELRSPGLSLPWYSTVGNHDALPLGCYGSRGDSYLTEFAVGGKKLMSLGSAECVALAKTIKDGSSPKGAAFHDLLRAHTRQMRSVTPDEKRAPFTPAEYVKAHLDPAYTGPGPIGHGYSSANLSAGTQYYTFRIAEDVIGVSLDTTDPGGHYEGSIGTAQLRWLEKTLRDNADSYVVVFSHHTSKTMRNTHADPAHPAEKRHGGEEVVALLAKYSNTLAWVNGHTHKNEIIPHAAAGNRSFWEICTASHVDFPQLARVIELVDNKDGTLSLFTTLVESAAPHATDFSDLTQTGLAALYRELSFNAPGARTDLSGTSRDRNTELILKKG, from the coding sequence ATGCCGCGCATACGCTCTGTCGCCACCGTACCCGCCCTCAACCGCCGCACCCTGCTGGCCGCCACCGGAGCGGTGTCCCTCACCACGGGGCTCAGCCTGGCCCTGCGCCCGCAGGCCCCGGCACACGCCACGACCGCCGCCCAGGCGCCCGTCGCCGACTCGCTCGCCCGCTCCCAGGGCCAGGCCGCGACCGGCCGCACCGCCCCGGCCGCGCTCGCCCCGTACACCCGCGGCACCACCCTCGCCGGCGTGGCCGCCCCGCGCTCCGGCTCCACCGGATACCGCCGCCTCGGCGACGGCGCCGGCTGGAAGCGGGTCGTCCGCGACGAACTCGCCGCCGCCAAGACGGGGCGGGCCGACCGGCGCACCGCCCTCGCCGCGTTCGTGCAGCTCACCGACCTGCACCTGACCGACGCCCAGCACCCGCTGCGCCTGGAGTACCTGCGCGCCCAGAACAAGAGCGCCTGGCGCCCCCAGGAGACGCTGACCGTCGCCGGCGCGGTCTCGCTGATCGAGCGGGTCAACGCCCTGCACGGCGCGCCCGTCACCGGTTCCCCGCTGCACTTCGTCATGACCACCGGGGACAACACCGACAACAACTCCAAGACCGAACTGGAGTGGTTCCTGAAGGTGATGAGCGGCGGGCGCATCACCCCCAACAGCGGTGACCCGCGGCACTACGAGGGCGTCCAGGCCAGCGCCCTGAAGACCTACTGGCAGCCCGACGCCGCCCTGCGCGACGCCGACAAGCAGCTCGGCTTCCCGCGCATCCAGGGCTTCCTGGAGGCCGCGATCAGCGAGCTGCGCAGCCCCGGCCTGAGCCTGCCCTGGTACTCCACCGTCGGCAACCACGACGCGCTTCCGCTCGGCTGCTACGGATCGCGCGGCGACTCCTACCTCACCGAGTTCGCCGTCGGCGGCAAGAAGCTGATGTCCCTGGGCTCCGCGGAGTGCGTCGCGCTCGCCAAGACCATCAAGGACGGCAGCAGCCCCAAGGGCGCCGCCTTCCACGACCTGCTCAGGGCGCACACCCGCCAGATGCGCTCGGTCACGCCCGACGAGAAGCGCGCCCCGTTCACCCCCGCCGAGTACGTCAAGGCCCACCTCGACCCGGCGTACACCGGACCGGGCCCGATCGGCCACGGCTACTCCTCGGCCAACCTCTCCGCGGGCACGCAGTACTACACGTTCCGGATCGCCGAGGACGTCATCGGCGTCAGCCTCGACACCACCGATCCCGGCGGCCACTACGAGGGCTCCATCGGCACGGCGCAGCTGCGCTGGCTGGAGAAGACCCTGCGCGACAACGCGGACTCCTACGTCGTCGTCTTCAGCCACCACACCAGCAAGACCATGCGCAACACCCACGCCGACCCCGCGCACCCGGCCGAGAAGCGGCACGGCGGGGAAGAGGTCGTCGCCCTCCTCGCGAAGTACAGCAACACCCTGGCCTGGGTGAACGGCCACACCCACAAGAACGAGATCATCCCGCACGCCGCCGCGGGCAACCGGTCCTTCTGGGAGATCTGCACCGCCTCCCACGTCGACTTCCCCCAGCTCGCCCGTGTCATCGAACTGGTCGACAACAAGGACGGCACCCTCTCGCTGTTCACCACCCTCGTCGAGTCCGCGGCCCCGCACGCCACGGACTTCTCCGACCTCACCCAGACCGGCCTCGCGGCCCTGTACCGCGAGCTCTCCTTCAACGCCCCCGGCGCCCGCACCGACCTGTCGGGCACCTCCCGCGACCGCAACACCGAGCTGATCCTGAAGAAGGGCTGA
- a CDS encoding pyridoxamine 5'-phosphate oxidase family protein, with product MTYHPGSRTIQDRVGVRDLADHVGRAVGQGIRPVAAAFLELQPMLVVGAAAPRSGTGAGRDADPAGGGVWASLLTGEPGFVRATGAHRISVTGGLPAGDPLTGALATEGTAVGTIALDPRTRRRMRLNGRVRSTPRGFAVEADQVFANCPKYLQKRQTYETVTGRTPGAARHGTELTPAQQEFVEAADTFFLATVHPHGADASHRGGNPGFVRVDSPGELSWRDYPGNSMFLSLGNLTADPRAGLLFLDWTAGGVLQLTGTARTEFTPDGERTVRFTLAGAVETPAASPLRWSAPAYSPANP from the coding sequence ATGACATATCACCCGGGCTCGCGGACGATCCAGGACCGCGTGGGCGTACGGGACCTCGCCGACCACGTGGGCCGGGCCGTGGGCCAGGGCATCCGCCCGGTGGCCGCGGCCTTCCTCGAACTCCAGCCGATGCTGGTCGTCGGCGCCGCGGCCCCGAGGAGCGGCACCGGAGCCGGGCGGGACGCGGATCCCGCGGGCGGCGGGGTTTGGGCCTCGCTGCTCACGGGGGAGCCGGGATTCGTCCGGGCCACCGGGGCCCACCGGATCTCCGTCACCGGGGGGCTCCCCGCCGGTGATCCGCTCACCGGTGCCCTCGCCACCGAGGGCACCGCCGTCGGCACCATCGCCCTCGACCCGCGCACCCGCCGCCGTATGCGCCTCAACGGACGCGTCCGGTCCACCCCGCGCGGCTTCGCGGTCGAGGCCGACCAGGTCTTCGCCAACTGCCCCAAGTACCTCCAGAAGAGGCAGACGTACGAGACGGTGACCGGCCGCACACCGGGCGCCGCCCGGCACGGCACGGAACTCACCCCCGCGCAGCAGGAGTTCGTCGAGGCCGCCGACACCTTCTTCCTCGCCACCGTCCACCCGCACGGCGCCGACGCCAGCCACCGCGGCGGCAACCCCGGCTTCGTGCGCGTCGACTCGCCCGGCGAACTGAGCTGGCGCGACTACCCCGGCAACTCCATGTTCCTGAGCCTGGGCAACCTCACCGCCGACCCGCGCGCCGGTCTGCTCTTCCTGGACTGGACGGCGGGAGGGGTGCTCCAGCTCACCGGCACGGCCCGCACCGAGTTCACCCCCGACGGCGAACGCACCGTCCGCTTCACCCTCGCCGGGGCCGTCGAGACACCCGCCGCCAGCCCGCTGCGCTGGTCCGCGCCCGCCTACTCCCCGGCGAACCCCTGA
- a CDS encoding VOC family protein — protein MTLRTGHVGLNVTDLDRSLAFYRDVLGFGVLGEGKDDDGQRRYAFLGPLSGDGRPVLTLWQQARGTYDGGLPGLHHLALEAESVERVREYETALRAYGATFAHDGVVAHSEGSASGGIFFHDPDGTRLEIFTASGAEDAPAPNAPAPTCGFF, from the coding sequence ATGACGCTGCGCACCGGCCACGTCGGCCTGAACGTCACGGACCTCGACCGCTCGCTCGCCTTCTACCGCGACGTCCTCGGATTCGGGGTGCTCGGCGAGGGCAAGGACGACGACGGGCAGCGGCGGTACGCGTTCCTCGGCCCCCTGTCCGGCGACGGCCGTCCCGTGCTCACGCTCTGGCAGCAGGCGCGCGGCACGTACGACGGCGGCCTGCCGGGCCTGCACCACCTCGCCCTCGAAGCCGAATCCGTCGAGCGGGTCAGGGAGTACGAGACGGCCCTGCGCGCGTACGGCGCCACGTTCGCCCACGACGGAGTGGTCGCCCACAGTGAGGGCTCGGCCTCGGGCGGCATCTTCTTCCACGACCCGGACGGCACCCGTCTGGAGATCTTTACGGCGAGCGGCGCCGAGGACGCGCCGGCGCCGAACGCGCCCGCGCCGACCTGCGGCTTCTTCTAG
- a CDS encoding CGNR zinc finger domain-containing protein produces the protein MSTSPDPRPLTGEPVSLDLLNTRWVHEGAVRDLLTDTEGLAIWLAGNGLDFPADDTVLRHTLEARDALRAAVDTPRGQTGEQDPRFPAQAAARVDAVLAHGRVRLTLTDQGPGGTPEFDDPSWGPAWLAARDYLHLLESAPDRIRRCAHEACVLHFFDTSRNGTRRWCSMAACGNRAKASRHYARTKES, from the coding sequence ATGTCCACGAGCCCCGACCCCCGCCCTCTCACCGGCGAGCCGGTCTCGCTCGACCTGCTCAACACCCGCTGGGTCCACGAGGGCGCGGTGCGCGACCTGCTGACCGACACCGAGGGCCTCGCGATCTGGCTGGCGGGCAACGGGCTCGACTTCCCCGCCGACGACACCGTCCTGCGGCACACGCTCGAAGCCCGCGACGCCCTGCGCGCGGCCGTCGACACCCCCCGCGGGCAGACCGGCGAGCAGGACCCCCGGTTCCCGGCGCAGGCCGCCGCCCGCGTCGACGCCGTCCTCGCCCACGGACGCGTCCGGCTGACGCTGACCGATCAAGGGCCGGGCGGGACACCGGAGTTCGACGACCCCTCCTGGGGGCCGGCGTGGCTCGCCGCACGCGACTATCTGCACCTGCTGGAATCGGCCCCGGACCGCATCCGCCGCTGCGCCCACGAGGCGTGCGTCCTGCACTTCTTCGACACCTCGCGCAACGGCACCCGCCGCTGGTGCTCGATGGCGGCCTGCGGTAACCGCGCGAAGGCGTCCCGCCACTACGCGCGCACAAAAGAGAGCTGA
- a CDS encoding S8 family serine peptidase, translating into MISDPQRAPLSGARRVARLAMAAGLVAALSAAGPIPMAFSADTGAPTADPGTKSAAAKLGSNDADLLAEAKAKGDKNVTMMIATAPGQTEQVAKELNAVKGGSVGRSYDKLGYVRATVPTSRADSAIAAAAKLPSVHGIDLRQEIALDDPTPSADTARHGSNTATAATYSGPGKNTPAENPYNPSFETGAVDFVKDHPKADGRGVTIGILDSGVDLGHPALQKTTTGERKIVDWVTSTDPIVDGDATWRPMVTPVAGPTFTYSGKTWTAPAGSYEISTFRESATAGGDAAGDANRDGDTTDAWGVLYDPAAGTVTVDLNNNNDFTDDTPMKPYKDGYQIGYFGTDNPATDVVERQPFVVEIRKDVPMDPYGGSWIGKKADFVNIGVIEAEHGTHVAGITAANGLFGGRMNGAAPGAKIVSSRACTWTGGCTNVALTEGMIDLVANRGVDIVNMSIGGLPALNDGNNARAELYTRLIDTYGVQLVISAGNSGPGANTIGDPGLADKVISVGATISKATWASNYGSQVEKKYAMLPFSSRGPREDGGFTPTLSAPGASINSTQTWMPGSPVAEAGYTLPAGYSMLQGTSMASPQAAGASALLLSAAKQKGISLTPATLRTALTSTAHHIKGVQAYEEGAGLIDIGDAWDSIKDGATAHDYTVKAPVDTAIDYALKTPGFGTGLYDREGGLKAGQRKTYDITVTRTSGPDRPVRHELSFANNAGGTFRILGKDEVNLPLNQPVTVKVQAAPTSAGLKSAILEVDDPRTEGVDKQILSTVVVSTPLKYTYSASSSVQRNSTTSYFVTVPAGAKSLEVAIGGLKDKSQTRFIAIHPYGVPVDNTSTPYCYNNYLDGNGCKPDVRSYADPQPGVWEVEVEARRTSPLLDNPYKLDVAVLGAAFDPAVVTVPEAKVGTPATASWTVKNNFAALDGRLKGGPLGSSKNARPTITEGATQVTTVDVPAGAASLDVAIGNVSDNAADLDLTVKNAAGTVVGQSADGDSEEAVSIANPAAGTYTIEVAGYSVPSGSTAYDYRDVFFSTALGTVSVDDSTPVKLATGASATVSGTVTAAAPAPEGREFFGQVQLVNARGTVAGLGSVKIDKVTP; encoded by the coding sequence ATGATCTCCGACCCTCAGCGCGCACCTCTATCGGGCGCGAGACGCGTGGCCCGCCTGGCCATGGCAGCGGGCCTGGTGGCCGCGCTCTCCGCGGCCGGGCCGATACCCATGGCCTTCTCCGCGGACACGGGCGCGCCCACGGCCGACCCCGGCACCAAGTCCGCCGCCGCCAAACTCGGTTCGAACGACGCCGACCTTCTCGCCGAGGCCAAGGCCAAGGGCGACAAGAACGTCACCATGATGATCGCGACGGCTCCCGGCCAGACCGAGCAGGTCGCCAAGGAGCTGAACGCCGTCAAGGGCGGCTCGGTGGGCCGCAGTTACGACAAGCTCGGCTACGTCCGCGCCACCGTCCCGACGAGCAGGGCGGACTCGGCCATCGCCGCCGCCGCCAAGCTCCCCTCGGTGCACGGGATCGACCTGCGCCAGGAGATCGCGCTGGACGACCCCACCCCGAGCGCCGACACGGCCAGGCACGGCAGCAACACCGCCACCGCCGCCACTTACTCCGGGCCCGGCAAGAACACCCCCGCCGAGAACCCGTACAACCCCTCCTTCGAGACGGGTGCGGTCGACTTCGTCAAGGACCACCCGAAGGCGGACGGCCGGGGCGTCACCATCGGCATCCTGGACTCCGGCGTCGACCTGGGCCACCCCGCGCTCCAGAAGACCACCACGGGCGAGCGCAAGATCGTCGACTGGGTCACCTCGACCGACCCGATCGTCGACGGCGACGCGACCTGGCGCCCGATGGTCACCCCCGTGGCCGGGCCCACCTTCACCTACAGCGGCAAGACGTGGACGGCGCCCGCGGGTTCGTACGAGATCAGCACGTTCCGGGAGTCGGCGACGGCGGGCGGCGACGCGGCGGGCGACGCGAACCGCGACGGTGACACCACCGACGCGTGGGGCGTGCTCTACGACCCGGCGGCCGGCACGGTCACCGTCGACCTGAACAACAACAACGACTTCACCGACGACACGCCGATGAAGCCGTACAAGGACGGCTACCAGATCGGCTACTTCGGCACCGACAACCCGGCGACGGACGTCGTCGAGCGGCAGCCGTTCGTCGTCGAGATCCGCAAGGACGTGCCGATGGACCCGTACGGCGGGTCCTGGATCGGCAAGAAGGCCGACTTCGTCAACATCGGAGTCATCGAGGCCGAGCACGGCACCCACGTCGCCGGCATCACCGCCGCCAACGGCCTGTTCGGCGGCAGGATGAACGGCGCGGCCCCCGGCGCGAAGATCGTCTCCTCGCGCGCCTGCACCTGGACCGGCGGCTGCACCAACGTGGCGCTCACCGAGGGCATGATCGACCTCGTCGCCAACCGTGGCGTGGACATCGTCAACATGTCCATCGGCGGTCTGCCCGCGCTCAACGACGGCAACAACGCGCGCGCCGAGCTCTACACGCGTCTCATCGACACCTACGGCGTCCAGCTCGTGATCTCCGCGGGCAACTCCGGACCCGGCGCGAACACCATCGGCGACCCCGGCCTGGCCGACAAGGTCATCTCGGTCGGCGCGACCATCTCCAAGGCGACCTGGGCCTCCAACTACGGCTCGCAGGTGGAGAAGAAGTACGCGATGCTGCCCTTCTCCTCGCGCGGCCCGCGCGAGGACGGCGGCTTCACCCCGACGCTGAGCGCGCCCGGCGCGTCCATCAACTCCACCCAGACCTGGATGCCGGGCTCCCCCGTCGCCGAGGCGGGCTACACCCTTCCGGCCGGCTACTCGATGCTCCAGGGCACCTCGATGGCCTCCCCGCAGGCGGCGGGCGCCTCGGCGCTGCTGCTGAGCGCGGCGAAGCAGAAGGGCATCAGCCTCACCCCGGCCACCCTGCGCACCGCGCTGACGTCGACCGCCCACCACATCAAGGGCGTTCAGGCGTACGAGGAGGGCGCGGGCCTCATCGACATCGGTGACGCCTGGGACTCCATCAAGGACGGCGCCACCGCCCACGACTACACCGTCAAGGCGCCGGTCGACACCGCGATCGACTACGCGCTGAAGACCCCGGGCTTCGGCACCGGCCTGTACGACCGCGAGGGCGGCCTCAAGGCCGGGCAGCGCAAGACGTACGACATCACCGTCACCCGCACCTCGGGCCCGGACCGGCCGGTCCGGCACGAGCTGTCCTTCGCGAACAACGCCGGCGGCACCTTCCGGATCCTCGGCAAGGACGAGGTGAACCTCCCGCTGAACCAGCCGGTGACCGTCAAGGTCCAGGCCGCGCCCACGTCGGCCGGACTCAAGAGCGCGATCCTGGAGGTCGACGACCCGCGCACCGAGGGCGTCGACAAGCAGATCCTGTCGACCGTCGTGGTCTCGACCCCGCTGAAGTACACCTACAGCGCTTCGAGTTCGGTGCAGCGCAACAGCACCACCTCGTACTTCGTCACGGTTCCCGCGGGCGCCAAGTCGCTCGAGGTCGCGATCGGCGGGCTGAAGGACAAGAGCCAGACCCGGTTCATCGCGATCCACCCGTACGGCGTCCCGGTCGACAACACCAGCACCCCGTACTGCTACAACAACTACCTCGACGGCAACGGCTGCAAGCCCGACGTGCGTTCGTACGCGGACCCGCAGCCCGGCGTCTGGGAGGTCGAGGTCGAGGCGCGCCGCACCTCGCCGCTGCTCGACAACCCGTACAAGCTGGACGTCGCCGTGCTCGGCGCGGCCTTCGACCCGGCCGTCGTGACGGTCCCCGAGGCCAAGGTCGGCACCCCGGCCACCGCCTCCTGGACGGTGAAGAACAACTTCGCCGCGCTCGACGGCAGGCTGAAGGGCGGTCCGCTCGGTTCCTCCAAGAACGCGCGGCCGACCATCACCGAGGGCGCGACCCAGGTCACCACGGTGGACGTGCCCGCGGGCGCCGCGTCGCTCGACGTGGCGATCGGGAACGTGTCGGACAACGCCGCCGACCTCGACCTGACGGTGAAGAACGCCGCCGGGACCGTGGTCGGGCAGTCGGCGGACGGCGACTCGGAGGAGGCCGTCTCCATCGCCAACCCCGCCGCCGGGACCTACACCATCGAGGTCGCGGGCTACTCGGTCCCCTCCGGCTCGACCGCCTACGACTACCGGGACGTGTTCTTCTCGACCGCGCTCGGCACGGTCTCGGTGGACGATTCGACCCCGGTGAAGCTCGCCACCGGTGCCTCGGCCACGGTGTCCGGCACGGTCACCGCCGCCGCGCCGGCGCCCGAGGGACGCGAGTTCTTCGGTCAGGTCCAGCTGGTGAACGCGCGCGGCACGGTCGCGGGCCTCGGCAGCGTGAAGATCGACAAGGTCACGCCGTAG
- a CDS encoding sigma-70 family RNA polymerase sigma factor, with amino-acid sequence MAVLRRKPRREAGADDPLDATQERRVRAVLALGGVPQADLPDGVQQVRLRLLERAAKGDEAPRDVSAWAAVVASNLAMDWHRAKRRQERLGERLASLRQLDRPSDEETSVLSLAVAQGLDELPDAQRQVLVLRFYADLPVRDIAEELGVPEGTVKSRLHTAVRALRARLHEDEVV; translated from the coding sequence GTGGCTGTGCTGCGGAGAAAGCCACGTCGGGAAGCGGGGGCGGACGATCCCCTGGACGCGACGCAGGAACGCCGGGTGCGGGCCGTGCTCGCGCTCGGGGGCGTGCCGCAGGCGGACCTGCCGGACGGGGTACAGCAGGTCCGGCTGCGGCTGCTGGAGCGGGCGGCCAAGGGGGACGAGGCCCCGCGGGACGTGTCCGCCTGGGCCGCGGTCGTCGCCTCGAACCTCGCGATGGACTGGCACCGGGCCAAGCGCCGGCAGGAGCGTCTCGGCGAGCGGCTGGCCTCGCTGCGCCAGCTGGACCGGCCCTCCGACGAGGAGACCAGCGTGCTCTCGCTGGCCGTCGCCCAGGGCCTGGACGAACTGCCCGACGCGCAGCGCCAGGTCCTCGTCCTGCGGTTCTACGCCGACCTGCCGGTGCGGGACATAGCCGAGGAGCTCGGCGTGCCCGAGGGCACGGTCAAGAGCAGGCTGCACACGGCGGTCCGCGCCCTGCGCGCCCGCCTGCACGAGGACGAGGTGGTGTGA
- a CDS encoding aspartate-semialdehyde dehydrogenase, with protein MRVGIVGATGMVGTAMRRILVERDFPVEELRLFASARSAGTVVDGVTVEDASTADYAGLDIVLFSAGGATSKALAEKVASQGAVVIDNSSAWRKDPEVPLVVSEVNPHAIADRPKGIIANPNCTTMAAMPVLKPLHEEAGLEALIVATYQAVSGSGVAGVAELHGQALKVVGDADRLTHDGEAVDFPEPQVYKRPIAFNVLPFAGSIVDDGLNETDEEQKLRNESRKILEIPALKVSGTCVRVPVFSGHSLQVNVRFARPISVERATELLAGAPGVVLSDIPTPLQAAGKDASYVGRIRQDETAEHGLALFVSNDNLRKGAALNAVQIAELVAAELREG; from the coding sequence GTGAGGGTCGGAATCGTCGGAGCCACCGGGATGGTCGGCACAGCCATGCGCAGGATCCTCGTCGAGCGGGACTTCCCGGTCGAGGAACTGCGTCTGTTCGCCTCGGCCCGTTCGGCCGGGACGGTCGTCGACGGGGTCACGGTGGAGGACGCTTCCACGGCGGACTACGCGGGCCTGGACATCGTGCTGTTCTCGGCGGGTGGCGCCACCTCCAAGGCGCTGGCCGAGAAGGTCGCCTCCCAGGGCGCGGTCGTGATCGACAACTCCTCCGCCTGGCGCAAGGACCCCGAGGTCCCGCTGGTCGTCTCCGAGGTGAACCCGCACGCGATCGCCGACCGCCCCAAGGGCATCATCGCCAACCCGAACTGCACGACGATGGCCGCGATGCCGGTCCTCAAGCCGCTGCACGAGGAGGCGGGCCTCGAAGCCCTGATCGTCGCCACCTACCAGGCGGTGTCCGGCTCGGGTGTCGCCGGCGTGGCGGAGCTGCACGGCCAGGCGCTGAAGGTCGTCGGCGACGCCGACCGGCTGACCCACGACGGCGAGGCGGTCGACTTCCCCGAGCCGCAGGTCTACAAGCGCCCCATCGCCTTCAACGTGCTCCCCTTCGCCGGTTCGATCGTGGACGACGGTCTGAACGAGACGGACGAGGAGCAGAAGCTGCGCAACGAGTCCCGCAAGATCCTGGAGATCCCGGCCCTCAAGGTCTCCGGCACGTGCGTCCGGGTCCCGGTCTTCTCCGGTCACTCCCTCCAGGTGAACGTACGCTTCGCCCGCCCGATCTCCGTCGAACGCGCCACCGAGCTCCTCGCGGGCGCCCCGGGTGTCGTCCTCTCCGACATCCCGACGCCCCTCCAGGCCGCCGGCAAGGACGCCTCGTACGTCGGGCGCATCCGGCAGGACGAGACCGCCGAGCACGGACTCGCGCTGTTCGTCTCCAACGACAACCTCCGCAAGGGTGCCGCGCTGAACGCGGTCCAGATCGCGGAGCTGGTGGCGGCCGAGCTGCGCGAGGGCTGA